DNA from Ruminococcaceae bacterium KH2T8:
TATAATCCTGATAACCGGAGGCTGGAGACTTCCCGCCCGAAAGCGCGAAAGCCGCATCCTCTACGCCCTCATAATCTGCTGCATCATCAACTGCGCGGTCGACGCCATCGCCTCGATCTGTGACGGCACCCCGGGCGTAACTATCAGGAACATCTCCATGATCTGCAACACCTACCTGTTTTTCTTTGACCTCATAGTAGGTATCGGCATAGTCACGCTGGTCGTAAGACATATAGATAAGAAACTCCCCAAACTGCAGTTGGCATTCTTCGCGCTCGTCGCACTGATAGAGATCGTCCTTCTCTCAATAAACTTCTTCGTCCCCGTAGTCTTCAGGCTCACTGAGAACAATGTCTACGAGAGACACGAATATTACTGGCTCTTCATCGCAGTCGGCGCGATCCTCATAGTCTACGGCTGCTCGTACTATTTCATCTCAAAGCTCAAGAATCCTTCCCTTCGCTACTTTCCCGTATGGCAGTTCCTGATGCCCATCCTTATCGCGACCGTCACACAGGCGTTCTGCTACGGTGTCTCCCTGATGCCCATCGGATTCGCTGTCGCTTTCTGCGGACTTGTCATCTGCCTTCAAAACGAATGCATCTATATCGATAAGCTCACAGGCGTCTATAACAGATACGAGCTCGAGGAGATCAAGAAGAAAATAAAGCGCAGCCGCCAGGAGAGGATCGGCGCCCTGATGCTCGACCTTAACGGCTTTAAGGAGATCAACGACAACTTCTCACACGCAGAGGGTGACCGCGCACTGATCGCTTTCGCGAATCTCCTCACCGACTCGATCCAGACCGACGGTGTAGTAATAAGATTTGCGGGTGACGAGTTCATAGTCATCTTCAGAAACTTCAAGGAAGAATCCGTCGACCGCTACAAGAATAAGATCCTCAAGAACATCGAAAAATATAACAAACACTCGGGAAAGCCCTACAAGCTCTCAGCCGCAGTCGGCGGCGAGGTCTTCACAACGTCCGGACGAAATGTCTCGGAGCTCATGAACCGCATCGATAAACTCATGTACAAGGACAAGAACGAGTTTTATAAGACTCACGAAAAGAAGAGGTAAGCTCAGCCAAGTTGCGCGGCGCCCGGTCGCGCGTCTTCGCCGGCCGCATAGTTACGACAGCCACGCTGATCAGCTGAATACACAGTCATGCCGCTCGCAGACCGACGACACCCTCAGACGATAGTCAGGATATCCGAGATACAGGCTTCGTCAAATATCTCCCTGACCTCTTCGGACATATTCATAAGGACCATCCTGCCCTGCCTGCTCATTATCTTCTGCGCATAGAGGAACACATTGAGCCCCTCATCCGAGACGAACTCGAGCTTTTCAAGATCAAACTTCAGGACGGCGATATTCGAAAGCGAATCTTCAAGACGCGCCTCAAGCTCCGGCGCGGTTGCCATATCAACCCTGCCGTCAAGGAATATCACGAGTTCATCGCCATTAACATTCTCAGTAATGTTCAACATCGGTCATTCCTCCTTGCCACGTCCCTATATCTCGATTATAACCCCCTCAGGACAAAAAGAAGTTTCTAAAAAGTAAACTCTATCGGAAGGCGTCGCGCTGAAGATCACCATGGCAGGTCAACGGGCGCAGAGCACCAGAACAGAGTGCCGTAGCCGGTCATCGCTAAAGTTCTCCGCGCCGCCCTAACAAACAGGCGAGGCCTAACGGCCTCGCCTGTAGATAGCAGTTATATTATCGCCTGTCGCTCACGCAGACTTCTTCGCCGCAAGCTCTTGAACCTTCTCGAGAGGAAGATCTGTATACGATGCGATCTCTTCATATGTCAGTTTGCCGCCTGCGATCATGCGAAGTGCATTGTCGATCTTGTTCTGCTCTACGCCTTCCTGACGACCTTTGATCATGCCTCTTTCTTCAAATACTTCATTCCAGTTACACACGTTTACCATCTCCTTCTTCATCGATTCGGGAAACTCCGTCTGGTATTCCTTTTCCATCAGAGTTATCGCGTCATTCTTATTGCTGTGCTCAGAGAATATCTCCGTTAAGGTCTTCATTATCTTTTCCTCATTATAGTTGATGTTTGAATTATCATCAATCGGACCTAAGTTGAATAATACGACTTCCAGTTTGTCGTAGTTCTCTTTTTTCTCACGGAAATCATTAAACGAGTTTTCCTCACTCATCCTGTATCGGATAATACTTCCTTTCTCCTTCTCGTTAGGCGACATGGATATCCAGATGGAATACACTTTCTCAAGGTTCTCATAGTGAGAATTCTTAAAGTAATCTCCGTATTCCGAGGCCACCATATTACACGCATAGTAGATACCCCTGGTAACGATACGATACGGAAGCGAAGACGTATTCTTCTGCCCCTCGATATTGATTATCACTTTCATGTGCTTGTCAGTTGCGTTAGGCAGAAGCGCATCGAACTTCACATCATATCTGACATGTCCGTCCTCTACCGCGCCTGACGTATCGATCTTATCAGAATGCACTTCAGTCTCAAGATCACCCTGAATATACTTATCCCTGATGTCTTCGAGACTCGAATCCGCGTACTCCGGGATAAGCGACTTCAAGGTTATCGCGAGCATGACCTTATAGGCGAATATGCTCTTAAAGCCTTCGTCGTACATTATTGAATCTTGATTATCC
Protein-coding regions in this window:
- a CDS encoding diguanylate cyclase (GGDEF) domain-containing protein — protein: MDSAINLTSVIITDSVGALLLFIILITGGWRLPARKRESRILYALIICCIINCAVDAIASICDGTPGVTIRNISMICNTYLFFFDLIVGIGIVTLVVRHIDKKLPKLQLAFFALVALIEIVLLSINFFVPVVFRLTENNVYERHEYYWLFIAVGAILIVYGCSYYFISKLKNPSLRYFPVWQFLMPILIATVTQAFCYGVSLMPIGFAVAFCGLVICLQNECIYIDKLTGVYNRYELEEIKKKIKRSRQERIGALMLDLNGFKEINDNFSHAEGDRALIAFANLLTDSIQTDGVVIRFAGDEFIVIFRNFKEESVDRYKNKILKNIEKYNKHSGKPYKLSAAVGGEVFTTSGRNVSELMNRIDKLMYKDKNEFYKTHEKKR
- a CDS encoding anti-anti-sigma factor, with protein sequence MLNITENVNGDELVIFLDGRVDMATAPELEARLEDSLSNIAVLKFDLEKLEFVSDEGLNVFLYAQKIMSRQGRMVLMNMSEEVREIFDEACISDILTIV